In Rhinoraja longicauda isolate Sanriku21f chromosome 27, sRhiLon1.1, whole genome shotgun sequence, one DNA window encodes the following:
- the pithd1 gene encoding PITH domain-containing protein 1, with protein MSGHGHGHGQCECEGHLDPVETGVEYGLYKKIDHERLECLNESSEGSGKLVFKPWEERQDRTKYVESDDDEELLFNIPFTGNVKLKGIIVMGDDDDTHPSEMRLYKNIPHMSFDDTGREPDQVFKMNRDITGELEYTTKVARFSSVYHLSIHIAKNFGAEISKIYYIGLRGEWSESYRHEVTLCTYEASANPADHKIDTFTPQTHFIA; from the exons ATGTCTGGCCATGGGCACGGCCACGGGCAGTGCGAGTGTGAGGGGCACCTGGACCCCGTCGAGACGGGCGTGGAGTACGGCCTCTACAAGAAGATCGACCACGAGAGGTTGGAATGTCTGAACGAGTCCAGCGAGGGCTCCGGCAAGTTGGTCTTCAAGCCCTGGGAGGAGAGGCAGGACCGCACTAAG TATGTAGAAAGCGATGATGACGAGGAGTTGCTGTTTAATATTCC TTTCACAGGCAATGTAAAGCTCAAAGGAATAATTGTAATGGGAGACGATGATGATACCCATCCATCAGAAATGAGACT TTATAAGAACATCCCACACATGTCGTTTGATGACACAGGCAGAGAACCTGACCAAGTATTCAAGATGAACCGAGATATCACAGGGGAGCTGGAATATACCACAAA GGTAGCTCGTTTCTCCAGTGTTTATCATCTTTCAATTCACATTGCCAAAAATTTTGGTGCTGAGATTTCAAAAATTTATTATATAGGATTGCGAGGGGAGTGGTCAGAG AGCTACAGACATGAAGTGACACTTTGTACATATGAAGCCTCTGCCAATCCGGCAGATCACAAAATTGACACCTTTACTCCTCAGACACACTTCATTGCTTAA